The proteins below come from a single Lonchura striata isolate bLonStr1 chromosome 10, bLonStr1.mat, whole genome shotgun sequence genomic window:
- the TM4SF18 gene encoding transmembrane 4 L6 family member 18, with amino-acid sequence MALETCGSCLSCLLVPLALWSIVVNILLYFPNGKALHAASYQSPNHEWYFEGICFSGVMILLLAVIMITLECSVFYRCCQSESCNKTYRSFVSIVLALLGIAFSGYSCIIFTLHLIQGPFCHSSSGWNYIFKDTAGGYLTDYPAWSKCTGPANIVEWNIILLSILIALSGLQLIICILKIAAELKRTLCGTYSVFVQAGIL; translated from the exons ATGGCTTTGGAGACATGTGGAAGCTGTTTGAGTTGTCTGCTGGTGCCTCTTGCACTTTGGAGTATTGTTGTGAACATCCTCCTATACTTTCCAAATGGGAAAGCTCTGCATGCTGCCAGTTACCAATCCCCCAACCATGAGTGGTATTTTGAAGGCATCTGTTTCTCAGGTGTGATG ATCCTTCTTTTGGCAGTAATTATGATAACACTGGAGTGTAGTGTGTTCTATCGGTGCTGCCAGAGTGAGAGCTGTAACAAAACCTACAGG AGTTTTGTTTCTATCGTGCTAGCCCTGCTTGGAATTGCTTTCTCGGGATACAGCTGCATCATTTTTACCCTGCATTTGATTCAAGGACCTTTCTGCCATTCATCAAGTGGATGGAATTATATTTTCAAAGACACTGCTGGGGG GTACCTCACAGATTACCCTGCCTGGTCTAAGTGCACAGGACCTGCTAACATAGTGGAGTGGAATATTATTTTACTCTCGATTTTGATAGCTCTCAGTGGGTTACAGTTGATCATCTGCATTCTCAAAATAGCCGCTGAGTTGAAACGAACACTCTGTGGGACCTATTCTGTTTTTGTGCAG GCTGGGATTCTCTGA